The proteins below come from a single Terriglobales bacterium genomic window:
- the ftsA gene encoding cell division protein FtsA — MNKDQHNLLTAIDVGSAKTCALVAEVTDSGPRYRGHGVCESRGSRKGVIVDLEKAVLSVQKAVEEAEQSAGVAVERAMVGVAGAHVRGVNSRGGINVGRSREITRDDVRSAIERARSITLPDDREILHLLPQQFILDEQGSIRDPAGMLGAKLEVQVHVVTAASTAAQNIITALNRAGIHVDDTVFEPLAAADACLKNDERELGVCLADIGAGSTDLIVFHEGAVVHSGVVPIGGDHFTSDVAVGLRTPLADAEKIKKLFGCAVVTKVPEQNEIEVPAVGDRPSRLMGQRFLAEIIEPRARELFELMRDNLRQAGVLELCAAGVVLTGGGSRLNGILDIAEDVLRRPARKAVPVPISKMSSQLAEPEFASTIGMILYGHRARLARGTQDSSFTSKLKALFAKRA; from the coding sequence ATGAATAAGGACCAGCACAACCTGTTGACTGCCATCGATGTGGGCAGCGCCAAGACCTGCGCTCTGGTCGCCGAGGTGACCGATTCCGGTCCCCGCTACCGCGGCCACGGCGTCTGCGAATCGCGCGGCTCGCGCAAGGGCGTCATCGTGGACCTGGAGAAGGCGGTGCTCTCGGTGCAGAAGGCGGTGGAAGAAGCCGAGCAGTCCGCCGGCGTGGCGGTCGAGCGCGCGATGGTCGGCGTCGCCGGCGCCCACGTCCGCGGGGTGAACAGCCGCGGCGGCATCAACGTCGGCCGCTCCCGTGAGATCACTCGCGACGACGTCCGCTCCGCCATCGAGCGCGCCCGCTCCATCACTCTCCCCGACGACCGCGAGATCCTCCACCTGCTGCCGCAGCAGTTTATCCTCGACGAGCAGGGAAGCATCCGCGATCCCGCCGGCATGCTTGGCGCCAAGCTGGAGGTGCAGGTGCACGTGGTGACCGCCGCCTCCACCGCCGCCCAGAACATCATCACCGCCCTGAACCGTGCCGGCATCCACGTGGACGACACCGTCTTCGAGCCGCTGGCCGCCGCCGACGCTTGTCTCAAGAACGACGAGCGCGAGCTGGGCGTCTGCCTGGCTGACATCGGCGCCGGCTCCACCGATCTCATCGTCTTCCACGAGGGGGCCGTGGTGCATTCCGGCGTTGTGCCCATCGGCGGCGACCACTTCACCAGCGACGTCGCCGTCGGCCTGCGCACCCCGCTCGCCGATGCCGAGAAGATCAAGAAGCTCTTCGGTTGCGCCGTCGTCACCAAGGTGCCGGAGCAGAACGAGATCGAGGTGCCCGCGGTCGGCGACCGCCCCTCGCGCCTCATGGGGCAGCGCTTTCTCGCCGAGATCATTGAACCGCGCGCCCGCGAGCTGTTCGAACTGATGCGCGACAACCTCCGCCAGGCCGGGGTGCTGGAGCTCTGCGCCGCCGGGGTCGTGCTCACCGGCGGCGGTTCCCGTCTGAACGGCATCCTCGACATCGCCGAGGACGTCCTGCGCCGTCCGGCGCGCAAGGCCGTCCCCGTGCCTATTTCCAAGATGTCATCGCAGCTGGCGGAGCCGGAATTTGCCAGCACCATCGGCATGATCCTTTACGGACACCGTGCCCGCCTGGCCCGCGGCACACAGGACAGCAGTTTCACCTCGAAATTGAAAGCACTGTTCGCAAAACGAGCATGA
- a CDS encoding penicillin-binding transpeptidase domain-containing protein, giving the protein MRLFWILVVVLFASLAALGASSTGAKASRSDANDASITESPKTSSKIGRLTHSRSLTRASQARPTRRRRRHYERFYTSSYVDDLTAGDVTAGEDPVVRQAALEALGNMNGTVVAIDPNSGRILAMVNQKLALSEGAQPCSTIKVAVALAALSEHVIAKDTEIRLGRRSRMNLTEALAHSNNVYFERVGRKLGFEKVRHYAHLYGLGELAGWNLEGEHLGVYPSEELSPSLGGVGKMCSFGESISMTPLQLGALVSAIANGGTLYYLQHPASPAEIAAFQPMVKRQLDIAPLLPEIADGMVGAVEYGTARSVRYNFSEEEILGKTGTCSKDGTRFGWFASYTNTQHGRIVTVVFLQGGRPTYGPKAAEIAGRMYRNLYDHSFFTETKATTTTRSGSPTLGANQ; this is encoded by the coding sequence ATGCGGCTATTTTGGATTCTGGTGGTGGTGTTGTTCGCATCGCTCGCCGCCTTGGGCGCGAGTTCGACGGGTGCAAAGGCATCGAGGTCCGATGCCAATGACGCTTCCATCACGGAGAGCCCCAAGACCAGCAGCAAGATCGGCCGGCTGACGCACAGCCGCTCCCTGACCAGGGCCAGCCAGGCCAGGCCGACCCGCCGCCGTCGCCGTCATTACGAGCGTTTCTACACCAGTTCTTATGTCGATGACCTCACCGCCGGCGACGTCACCGCCGGAGAAGACCCCGTGGTCCGCCAGGCTGCCCTGGAAGCTCTGGGCAATATGAACGGCACGGTAGTCGCCATCGACCCCAACAGCGGCCGCATCCTGGCCATGGTGAATCAGAAGCTGGCGCTGTCCGAAGGCGCGCAGCCCTGTTCCACCATCAAGGTGGCGGTCGCCTTGGCCGCGCTCAGTGAGCACGTCATCGCCAAAGACACCGAGATCCGCCTGGGTCGCCGTTCCCGCATGAATCTGACGGAAGCACTAGCCCATTCCAACAACGTCTACTTCGAGCGCGTGGGCCGCAAGCTCGGTTTTGAGAAGGTGCGCCACTACGCCCACCTCTACGGCCTGGGCGAGCTGGCGGGATGGAACCTCGAGGGCGAGCATCTCGGTGTCTATCCCAGCGAGGAGCTTTCCCCCAGCCTCGGCGGGGTAGGGAAGATGTGCTCCTTCGGGGAGAGCATCTCCATGACTCCCCTGCAACTGGGCGCCCTGGTCTCCGCCATCGCCAATGGCGGAACGCTCTACTACCTGCAGCACCCGGCCTCGCCCGCCGAGATCGCCGCCTTCCAGCCCATGGTCAAGCGGCAGCTCGACATCGCACCCCTGCTGCCGGAGATCGCCGACGGCATGGTCGGGGCGGTCGAGTACGGCACCGCCCGCAGCGTCCGTTACAATTTCAGCGAAGAAGAGATCCTGGGCAAGACCGGCACCTGCTCCAAGGACGGCACCCGCTTCGGCTGGTTCGCCAGCTACACCAATACCCAGCATGGCCGCATCGTCACCGTGGTCTTCCTCCAGGGCGGACGCCCCACCTACGGCCCCAAGGCCGCCGAGATTGCCGGCCGCATGTACCGCAACCTCTACGACCACAGCTTCTTCACCGAGACCAAGGCGACCACCACCACCCGCAGCGGCTCCCCCACCCTCGGCGCCAACCAGTAA
- the ftsW gene encoding putative lipid II flippase FtsW yields MAKRVSVDKTLFTVTLLLVFLGLIMVFSASAVMANERFGSAYTFLLRQFAWAAAGLLVMWGTMNLDYRRYKNPAVVFGLLSVTTLLLVAVLFLDRSHNTHRWFRLGMFSFQPSELAKPAIILFLAYFLESRTRQIDDWRNTLLPALIPPLVLAVLIVRQPDLGTTLVCLGIAAVVLFVAGLKLRYFAYALAASLLPLYFLVFRVKWRFDRILAFINPYADPQGRGFHVIQSLIAVGTGGLSGVGLMEGKQKLFYLPEPHTDFIFAVTAEELGLIGSLIIVALFGVFLYRGMRTALATDDLFARFLAAGITTMIVAQAFFNISVVLGLLPTKGIPLPFISYGGSSLFVTLACVGVLLNITQQTD; encoded by the coding sequence ATGGCCAAGCGCGTCAGCGTGGACAAGACTCTGTTCACGGTCACGCTGCTGCTCGTCTTCCTCGGCCTCATCATGGTGTTCAGCGCCTCGGCGGTGATGGCCAACGAGCGCTTCGGCTCCGCCTATACCTTCTTACTGCGCCAGTTTGCCTGGGCTGCCGCAGGCTTGCTCGTGATGTGGGGGACGATGAACCTCGATTACCGCCGCTACAAGAACCCGGCGGTGGTGTTCGGGTTACTGAGCGTCACGACGCTGCTGCTGGTGGCGGTCCTTTTCCTCGACCGCTCTCATAACACCCATCGCTGGTTCCGCCTGGGGATGTTCTCCTTCCAGCCTTCGGAGCTGGCCAAGCCCGCCATCATCCTCTTTCTTGCCTATTTCCTCGAAAGCCGCACTAGGCAGATAGATGACTGGCGCAACACGCTGCTGCCTGCCCTCATCCCACCCCTGGTGCTGGCGGTCCTGATCGTCCGCCAACCTGACCTCGGCACCACCCTGGTTTGCCTGGGGATCGCGGCGGTAGTGCTGTTCGTCGCCGGACTGAAGCTCCGCTACTTCGCTTATGCCCTCGCCGCTTCGCTGCTGCCTCTCTATTTCCTGGTGTTCCGCGTGAAGTGGCGCTTCGACCGCATCCTGGCTTTCATCAATCCGTATGCCGACCCGCAGGGGCGCGGGTTCCACGTGATCCAGTCGCTGATCGCGGTGGGCACCGGCGGCCTCAGCGGCGTCGGCCTGATGGAAGGGAAGCAGAAGCTGTTCTACCTGCCCGAGCCGCACACCGATTTCATTTTCGCCGTCACGGCGGAGGAGCTAGGACTGATCGGCTCGCTGATCATCGTCGCCCTCTTCGGGGTCTTCCTCTATCGCGGCATGCGCACCGCGCTGGCGACTGACGACCTCTTCGCCCGCTTCCTCGCCGCCGGCATCACTACCATGATCGTAGCCCAGGCCTTCTTCAACATCAGTGTGGTGCTTGGGCTGCTGCCTACCAAGGGCATCCCCCTGCCCTTCATCTCCTACGGCGGATCTTCGCTGTTCGTGACGCTGGCCTGCGTCGGCGTGCTCCTCAACATCACCCAGCAGACCGATTGA
- the murG gene encoding undecaprenyldiphospho-muramoylpentapeptide beta-N-acetylglucosaminyltransferase, with translation MRAVIAGGGTGGHVIPALAIAHELRDGYHAEVTFIGTARGIENRLVPKAGYSLELIKVGALKNVSLATRISTLLALPSAIVDAWQIIGELRPEIVIGVGGYASGPGMLAAALSGRPTLAFEPNVVPGFANRVIAPLVSAAAVHFEQTCRYFRRCQVTGVPVRRAFFDIPPRSLGPPTLLVFGGSQGASAINRTVMQCLPTLLAAVPDLHIIHQTGERDHQEVQRVYLEAGVSAEITAFIEQMPDAFCRADLLLCRSGASTVAEVAAAGKPAIFVPFPHAADDHQRRNAEAFERAGAAVLIPEAELNAQRLTEAITSLLNDRPRLASMSQASRALAHPDAARQIAALAARLAGWQAAATA, from the coding sequence ATGCGCGCAGTGATCGCCGGCGGAGGAACGGGCGGGCACGTCATCCCCGCCCTGGCCATCGCCCACGAATTGCGCGACGGCTACCACGCGGAAGTCACGTTCATCGGGACCGCGCGCGGCATCGAGAACCGGCTCGTCCCCAAGGCGGGTTACAGCCTGGAGCTCATCAAGGTCGGCGCGCTCAAGAACGTCAGCCTGGCAACGCGGATCAGCACCCTGCTGGCCTTGCCCAGTGCCATCGTGGACGCCTGGCAGATCATCGGCGAACTCCGCCCCGAGATCGTCATCGGCGTCGGCGGATACGCCAGCGGGCCGGGCATGCTGGCCGCCGCCCTCAGCGGCCGCCCCACCCTGGCCTTCGAACCCAACGTCGTGCCCGGATTCGCCAATCGCGTGATCGCCCCCCTCGTCTCTGCAGCCGCCGTCCATTTTGAGCAGACCTGCCGCTACTTCCGGCGCTGCCAGGTGACCGGCGTTCCTGTGCGCCGCGCCTTCTTCGATATCCCTCCCCGCTCACTCGGGCCGCCGACGCTGCTGGTCTTCGGTGGATCGCAAGGCGCCAGCGCCATCAACCGCACCGTGATGCAGTGCCTGCCGACTCTCCTTGCGGCGGTACCTGATCTGCACATCATCCATCAGACCGGGGAGCGCGATCACCAGGAAGTGCAGCGCGTGTATCTGGAAGCGGGCGTCTCCGCCGAAATCACTGCTTTCATCGAGCAGATGCCCGACGCCTTCTGCCGCGCCGATCTGCTGCTTTGCCGCAGCGGCGCCAGCACCGTCGCCGAGGTCGCCGCCGCCGGCAAGCCCGCCATCTTCGTCCCCTTCCCCCACGCCGCCGACGACCACCAACGCCGCAACGCCGAGGCTTTCGAGCGTGCCGGCGCAGCCGTCCTGATTCCTGAAGCGGAGCTGAATGCGCAACGCCTGACTGAAGCGATTACTTCCTTACTGAACGACCGCCCGCGCCTGGCATCCATGTCGCAGGCCTCCCGCGCCCTGGCCCATCCCGACGCTGCCCGGCAGATCGCGGCCCTGGCCGCCCGCCTCGCCGGCTGGCAAGCCGCCGCCACCGCTTGA
- a CDS encoding PilZ domain-containing protein: protein MEMKALLLCEESESIYVLSDVLGELEVSLELCHDRDQALDRLLNQRFEAVIVDCQVADAIDMLRYVRLTGDNKNTVSLALVGNLGAMQEALDNGANFVLCKPLSPEPVARTIRAMKGLIFRMGRRSIRVQVQTLAFVELDSHAEQAIILDLSEGGMAIQALAPVEASKVLQIRFDLPGTKKRLQLAGEIAWADASGRAGIRFVDVPQQCLEALKEWIFVNSVAPSRIAMPTRNRAKQAEERRDFAASIEVAPSTRVGGDHPALLSLSAENTAERIFGTCVDGAIVLAATVLFGALVFEFSSTMPQSKLALPIGLLVPGLFWLAYHSIFLVDPNGTPGAQVARLGNREAIEQPLTRRERLGRAVALLLAALRLRLGEVHDCVQETAPSVVGERVSMGPITISPIR from the coding sequence ATGGAAATGAAGGCGCTGCTCCTCTGCGAGGAATCGGAATCTATATACGTTCTCAGTGACGTCCTGGGAGAGCTTGAAGTCTCGCTTGAACTCTGCCACGACCGCGACCAGGCCCTCGACCGTCTGCTCAACCAGCGCTTCGAGGCGGTCATCGTGGACTGCCAGGTGGCTGATGCCATCGACATGCTGCGCTACGTCCGCCTGACCGGCGACAACAAGAACACCGTCAGCCTGGCTCTGGTCGGGAACCTCGGCGCCATGCAGGAAGCGCTCGACAACGGCGCCAATTTCGTGCTCTGCAAGCCGCTGTCGCCGGAGCCCGTGGCCCGCACCATTCGCGCCATGAAAGGCCTCATCTTCCGCATGGGGCGTCGTTCCATCCGCGTGCAGGTGCAGACCCTGGCCTTCGTGGAGCTGGACTCTCACGCCGAGCAGGCCATCATTCTCGACCTCAGCGAAGGCGGCATGGCCATCCAGGCGCTGGCGCCGGTGGAAGCCAGCAAGGTCCTGCAGATCCGCTTCGATCTTCCCGGCACTAAGAAGCGGCTCCAGCTCGCCGGCGAGATCGCCTGGGCCGACGCTTCCGGCCGCGCCGGCATCCGCTTCGTCGATGTCCCGCAGCAATGCCTCGAAGCCCTCAAGGAATGGATCTTCGTCAACAGCGTCGCGCCCTCGCGCATCGCCATGCCCACCCGGAACCGGGCCAAGCAGGCGGAGGAGAGACGCGATTTCGCCGCCAGCATCGAGGTCGCCCCCAGCACTCGCGTCGGCGGCGACCATCCCGCCCTGCTCTCGCTTTCGGCCGAGAACACCGCGGAGCGCATCTTTGGGACCTGCGTGGACGGGGCCATCGTCCTCGCTGCCACCGTGCTGTTCGGCGCCCTGGTCTTCGAATTCTCCTCCACCATGCCCCAGTCCAAGCTGGCCTTGCCCATCGGCCTGCTGGTGCCCGGCCTCTTCTGGCTGGCCTACCACTCCATCTTCCTGGTCGATCCTAACGGCACGCCGGGAGCGCAGGTGGCGCGTCTGGGCAACCGGGAAGCGATCGAGCAGCCTCTCACCCGTCGCGAGCGCCTCGGCAGGGCCGTCGCCTTGCTGTTAGCGGCCTTGCGCCTTCGCCTGGGAGAGGTACACGACTGCGTTCAGGAGACCGCTCCGTCGGTGGTCGGCGAGCGTGTCTCCATGGGCCCCATCACCATTTCCCCGATCCGCTAG
- the ftsZ gene encoding cell division protein FtsZ — protein MSEKNDIRIEFGEDPRNNAKIKVIGVGGGGGNAVNRMIDARLEGVEFLTANTDLQALQMSRAPVKLQLGVKLTNGLGAGANPEIGRKAALEDADKIIEALEGADMVFVTTGLGGGTGTGAAPIIASLASEMGALTVAVVTKPFAFEGKRRMNQAERGLAELIDSVDTTIVIPNEKLLAVAQNAGFFESFRVADDILRQAVQGISDIITIPGIINRDFADVKAIMAGMGYAVMGTATARGERRAIEAANRAIASPLLEAGAIDGARGLLINITGSSSLKLAEVNEASTIIQSAAHEDANIIFGAVHDEKMKDEVKITVIATGFKTDHLPKREKVTSAQAAIAQARQQSSFAATAPRPPAPPAIAPVGSRAPDRPPAAIPHRETPSLDAVKDSVKGNVEEDDLDVPAFIRKRGEHR, from the coding sequence ATGAGCGAAAAGAACGATATCCGCATCGAGTTCGGCGAAGATCCGCGCAACAACGCCAAGATCAAGGTCATCGGCGTGGGTGGCGGCGGCGGCAACGCCGTCAACCGCATGATCGACGCCCGCCTGGAAGGCGTCGAGTTCCTGACCGCCAACACCGACCTGCAGGCGCTGCAGATGTCGCGTGCCCCGGTCAAGCTCCAGCTCGGCGTGAAGCTCACCAACGGCCTGGGCGCCGGCGCCAATCCCGAGATCGGGCGCAAAGCCGCGCTCGAAGACGCCGACAAGATCATCGAGGCCCTCGAAGGCGCCGACATGGTCTTCGTCACCACCGGCCTGGGCGGCGGCACCGGCACCGGCGCCGCACCCATCATCGCCTCCCTGGCCAGCGAGATGGGCGCGCTCACCGTCGCCGTGGTCACTAAGCCCTTCGCCTTTGAAGGCAAGCGGCGCATGAACCAGGCGGAGCGCGGCCTCGCCGAGCTCATCGACTCCGTGGACACCACCATCGTCATCCCCAATGAGAAGCTGCTCGCCGTCGCCCAGAACGCCGGTTTCTTCGAGTCGTTCCGCGTGGCCGACGACATCCTGCGCCAGGCGGTGCAGGGCATCTCCGACATCATCACCATCCCCGGCATCATCAACCGCGACTTCGCCGACGTGAAGGCCATCATGGCGGGCATGGGCTACGCCGTCATGGGCACCGCCACCGCCAGGGGCGAGCGCCGCGCCATCGAGGCCGCCAACCGCGCCATCGCCTCGCCGCTGCTGGAGGCGGGCGCCATCGACGGCGCGCGCGGCCTGCTCATCAACATCACCGGCTCCAGCTCCCTCAAGCTGGCCGAGGTCAACGAGGCCTCCACCATCATCCAGAGCGCCGCCCACGAGGACGCCAACATTATTTTTGGCGCCGTGCACGACGAGAAGATGAAGGACGAGGTCAAGATCACCGTCATTGCCACCGGCTTCAAGACCGACCACCTGCCCAAGCGCGAGAAGGTGACCTCCGCCCAGGCGGCCATCGCCCAGGCGCGCCAGCAGTCGTCGTTCGCCGCCACCGCCCCGCGCCCGCCGGCCCCGCCGGCCATCGCGCCCGTGGGTTCGCGCGCTCCCGACCGCCCTCCCGCCGCCATCCCGCACCGCGAGACCCCGTCTCTCGATGCGGTCAAGGATTCGGTCAAGGGCAACGTGGAGGAGGACGACCTCGACGTCCCCGCCTTCATCCGCAAGCGCGGGGAACATCGCTAG
- a CDS encoding FtsQ-type POTRA domain-containing protein gives MARDNGQVTREDERPPRPPVGAVRDAVDEIDDRVIDLDTEEESPFLRGQRRVPVRRGPLPRKTAQKVKIAAIVLLAAAVAAAVGTALYRYGAHSWRFRLETSDHIEIRGTQNVTRAQVLEVMGADIGRNVFFVPLSERKKQLEDIAWVESASVMRLLPDRLRVEIKERTPVAFVQIGSRVALIDASGVVMDMPPTRQTHYSFPVITGMQESEPLSTRAARMKIYSTLVRDLDSEGGNYSLALSEVDLSDPEDVKIIVPDAEGAVLVHMGSSDFLRRYKTFLAHVSEWRQQVPGQKLDSVDLRYEGQIVVNPDQKLAPAPVVAAPPAVTKAPRTRARR, from the coding sequence ATGGCGCGCGATAACGGTCAGGTCACGCGAGAGGATGAAAGGCCGCCTCGGCCTCCGGTCGGCGCGGTGCGCGACGCCGTTGACGAAATCGACGATCGCGTGATCGACCTCGACACCGAGGAAGAATCCCCATTCTTGCGCGGCCAGAGGCGCGTGCCGGTGCGCCGCGGCCCGCTGCCCCGCAAGACCGCACAGAAGGTAAAGATCGCCGCCATTGTCCTGCTGGCCGCTGCCGTCGCCGCTGCCGTCGGCACCGCCCTCTACCGCTACGGCGCGCACTCCTGGCGCTTCCGCCTGGAGACCAGCGACCACATCGAGATCCGCGGCACCCAGAACGTGACCCGCGCCCAGGTGCTGGAGGTCATGGGCGCCGACATCGGCCGCAACGTCTTCTTCGTCCCGCTCTCCGAGCGCAAGAAGCAGCTCGAAGACATCGCCTGGGTGGAATCGGCCAGCGTCATGCGCCTGTTGCCCGACCGCCTGCGCGTCGAGATCAAGGAGCGCACGCCCGTCGCCTTCGTGCAGATCGGCTCCCGCGTCGCCCTCATCGACGCCTCCGGCGTGGTCATGGACATGCCTCCCACCCGCCAGACGCACTACTCGTTCCCGGTCATCACCGGCATGCAGGAATCGGAGCCGCTGTCCACCCGCGCCGCCCGCATGAAGATTTACTCCACCCTGGTCCGCGACCTCGACTCCGAGGGCGGCAACTACTCGCTGGCGCTCAGCGAGGTGGACCTCTCCGACCCCGAGGATGTGAAGATCATCGTCCCCGACGCCGAAGGCGCGGTGCTGGTGCACATGGGCTCTTCCGACTTCCTGCGCCGCTACAAGACCTTCCTCGCCCATGTCTCCGAGTGGCGTCAGCAGGTGCCCGGCCAGAAGCTCGACTCCGTGGATCTGCGCTACGAAGGACAGATCGTCGTCAACCCCGACCAGAAGCTCGCACCCGCGCCCGTGGTGGCAGCCCCGCCCGCGGTAACCAAGGCTCCGAGGACCCGGGCCCGCAGATGA
- the murC gene encoding UDP-N-acetylmuramate--L-alanine ligase translates to MFAKLQRVHFVGIGGIGMSGIAEVLLNLGYKVSGSDLRRSAVTERLEKLGASVFEGHRAENILGAEVVVTSSAIARDNPEVAEARRHHLPVIPRAEMLAELMRLKYGIAIAGMHGKTTTTSMVAAVLAAGGLDPTVVVGGRVDALGSNARLGKSQYLVAEADESDRSFLKLSPILSVVTNIDREHMDCYRDMDDVERAFVDFMDRVPFYGMVVLCHDDERLRGLIPRVQRRVVTYGLRPESDLHIASVEPGLGAGRPMSQFRVTYRGADLGSFDLHVPGAHNVLNACAAIAVGIGLDVTPYDIRTALAGFRGVDRRFQLRGQAAGVAVIDDYGHHPTEIRATLAAARQCGYKRIHVVFQPHRFTRTHLLMDEFGGAFHDADSIFVLDIYAASEPPIPGITGERLARRIAEVGKRSAMYVPSFGDAITAVTAVAHDGDMILTLGAGNVSQLGPQILERLSALRAQTVPAKNA, encoded by the coding sequence ATGTTCGCCAAGCTCCAACGCGTCCACTTCGTCGGCATCGGCGGCATCGGCATGAGCGGCATCGCCGAGGTCCTGCTGAACCTCGGCTACAAGGTCTCCGGCTCCGACCTGCGACGTTCCGCGGTCACCGAACGCCTGGAGAAGCTAGGCGCCAGCGTGTTCGAAGGGCACCGCGCCGAGAACATCCTCGGCGCCGAGGTAGTGGTCACCAGCTCCGCCATCGCCAGGGACAATCCCGAAGTCGCCGAGGCCCGTCGCCATCACCTCCCGGTCATCCCGCGCGCCGAGATGCTGGCCGAGCTCATGCGCCTGAAGTACGGCATCGCCATCGCCGGCATGCACGGCAAGACCACCACCACTTCGATGGTCGCGGCGGTGCTGGCCGCCGGCGGCCTCGATCCCACCGTCGTGGTCGGCGGCCGGGTGGACGCCCTGGGCTCCAACGCCCGCCTCGGCAAGTCGCAGTACCTGGTCGCCGAGGCCGACGAGAGCGACCGCTCCTTCCTCAAGCTCTCGCCCATCCTCTCGGTGGTCACCAACATCGACCGCGAGCACATGGACTGCTACCGCGACATGGACGACGTCGAGCGCGCCTTCGTCGATTTCATGGATCGCGTCCCCTTCTACGGCATGGTCGTCCTCTGCCACGACGACGAGCGCCTGCGCGGCCTGATTCCCCGGGTCCAGCGCCGGGTCGTGACCTACGGGCTGCGTCCCGAGTCCGACCTGCACATCGCCTCGGTCGAGCCCGGCCTGGGCGCCGGGCGCCCCATGAGCCAGTTCCGCGTCACCTACCGTGGCGCCGACCTGGGCAGCTTCGACCTGCACGTGCCCGGCGCCCACAATGTGCTGAACGCGTGCGCGGCCATCGCGGTGGGCATCGGCCTCGATGTCACGCCCTACGACATTCGCACCGCTCTCGCCGGCTTCCGCGGCGTGGACCGCCGCTTCCAGTTGCGCGGCCAGGCCGCGGGTGTCGCCGTCATCGACGACTACGGCCACCACCCCACCGAGATCCGCGCCACCCTGGCTGCCGCCCGCCAGTGTGGATACAAGCGCATTCACGTGGTATTCCAGCCCCACCGCTTCACCCGCACCCACCTTCTGATGGACGAGTTCGGCGGCGCCTTCCACGACGCCGATTCAATCTTCGTGCTCGATATCTACGCCGCCAGCGAGCCACCCATCCCCGGCATCACCGGCGAACGCCTCGCCCGCCGCATCGCCGAAGTCGGGAAGCGCAGCGCCATGTACGTGCCTTCGTTCGGTGACGCCATCACCGCCGTGACCGCCGTCGCCCACGACGGCGACATGATCCTGACTCTGGGCGCCGGCAACGTCTCCCAGCTCGGCCCGCAGATCCTCGAACGCCTCTCGGCGCTGAGAGCTCAGACGGTCCCCGCGAAAAACGCGTAA